From Bacteroidota bacterium, a single genomic window includes:
- a CDS encoding O-antigen ligase family protein: MKSPFDKKTGSEILKSPLIIGLIICISLPIGFFIAKGGIMNATLLIALPLLYGFLYWLFKKPSNGLYVFIALSFTAIGLTRYIKGIPLGLSIDGILVITFLALFFKNFFTKLDWKPIQNTLFYISLIWFIYNVLELVNPEARSSAAWFYAMRGVALYFVLSVLITLMLLRDVKHLNKFLYLWGAFSILVSIKGAMQLIVGVDPWEQAWLNAGAAETHILFGKLRVFSFLSDAGTFGAQQGHAAVVGIIVGLNSKTKKDKIFFLTMGLLGLYGLAISGTRGAIAVPVGGAMIYFIMKKNIKILILGAILGISVFVFFKYTTIANGNYQINRMRSAFDPNDPSLQVRLENQRKLKIYMKSRPFGGGIGSSGNWGLRFSPGTFLAETPTDSWYVKIWVEQGIIGLVFHIFYLLFILGYGCYIIWTKVTEPEIAAKLTALAGGIWGIMLCSYGNAVFGQLPTGPLIYVSMAMLYMGELYNKQAIERKLKVKNENIEIEN; this comes from the coding sequence ATGAAAAGTCCTTTTGACAAAAAAACAGGTTCAGAAATACTAAAAAGTCCACTGATTATTGGATTAATTATTTGTATTTCTTTGCCCATTGGTTTTTTTATTGCCAAAGGTGGAATCATGAACGCAACTTTACTAATTGCACTTCCTTTGCTTTACGGGTTTTTGTACTGGCTATTTAAAAAACCATCTAACGGACTTTACGTTTTTATTGCATTATCATTTACAGCTATCGGATTAACAAGATATATTAAAGGAATTCCTCTTGGATTAAGTATTGATGGTATTTTGGTAATAACATTTCTTGCACTTTTCTTTAAAAATTTCTTTACAAAACTTGATTGGAAACCGATACAAAACACTTTATTTTACATATCATTAATCTGGTTCATTTACAACGTTTTGGAACTTGTAAACCCTGAAGCGAGAAGTTCTGCTGCATGGTTTTATGCTATGCGTGGTGTTGCATTATATTTTGTTCTAAGCGTTCTTATTACATTGATGCTTCTCAGAGATGTAAAACATCTAAACAAATTTCTTTACTTATGGGGTGCTTTTTCAATTCTTGTTTCAATCAAAGGTGCAATGCAGTTAATTGTTGGTGTTGACCCATGGGAACAAGCATGGCTAAATGCCGGTGCTGCCGAAACACATATTTTATTTGGCAAACTTAGAGTGTTTTCATTTTTGAGTGATGCTGGAACTTTTGGTGCTCAACAAGGACATGCGGCTGTTGTCGGTATTATCGTAGGCTTGAATTCAAAAACAAAAAAAGATAAAATATTTTTTCTTACAATGGGATTATTGGGTTTATATGGATTAGCAATTTCAGGGACAAGAGGTGCAATTGCTGTACCTGTAGGTGGAGCAATGATATATTTTATAATGAAAAAAAATATAAAAATACTAATTTTAGGAGCAATCTTAGGAATTTCGGTTTTTGTATTTTTTAAATATACTACAATCGCTAATGGAAATTATCAAATCAATAGAATGCGCTCTGCTTTTGACCCCAACGACCCATCCTTACAAGTAAGACTTGAAAATCAGCGAAAATTAAAAATCTATATGAAAAGTCGCCCTTTTGGTGGAGGAATTGGTTCTTCCGGTAACTGGGGATTACGATTTTCTCCAGGTACTTTTTTAGCAGAAACTCCTACCGATAGTTGGTATGTTAAAATATGGGTTGAGCAAGGAATAATAGGATTAGTATTTCACATTTTTTATTTATTATTTATTCTTGGCTATGGTTGCTACATCATTTGGACTAAAGTAACAGAGCCTGAAATTGCGGCTAAACTTACCGCACTTGCAGGTGGAATTTGGGGAATAATGCTCTGTAGCTATGGCAATGCAGTTTTCGGACAACTACCCACAGGTCCGTTGATTTACGTGAGTATGGCAATGCTTTATATGGGCGAACTTTATAACAAACAAGCAATTGAAAGAAAATTGAAAGTTAAGAATGAAAATATAGAAATTGAAAATTAA